The Sorangiineae bacterium MSr11367 genome window below encodes:
- a CDS encoding RNA polymerase subunit sigma-70 yields the protein MSEEKIDTLLAAARGGDEAAFRGLVEPLGRELHAYAYRMLGGFHDADDALQEARLKAWRGLGGYEPRASFRAWMYRIVTNTCLDMLKARTRRVLPQDVGPPVEPGPPLDDARTDILWLEPYPDAYLPLARSPQDAVRLRQSIRLALVRIVQGLPARQRAALILHDVLDWNVAEVAAILETTEAAVNSALQRARSTIARPHSREPSPDLARRQAEVVDRYVRAWETGNFDGFVAMLTEDAIMNMPPWPYWLDGRDAVIAVHHSPGTWDGPPRPGRYRFVRSTMNGQPAAMAYVRASDGRYIAMCLTVLTLDDDARISEFTVFVLPELFAQWGFPAVLEAS from the coding sequence ATGAGCGAAGAAAAAATCGACACGCTGCTCGCCGCTGCCCGAGGCGGTGACGAAGCTGCTTTTCGTGGCCTGGTCGAGCCCCTCGGCCGCGAGCTGCACGCGTATGCCTACCGCATGCTCGGCGGCTTCCACGATGCCGATGACGCCCTGCAGGAGGCGCGGCTCAAGGCGTGGCGCGGGCTCGGCGGCTATGAGCCACGCGCGAGCTTTCGCGCGTGGATGTACCGCATCGTGACGAACACGTGCCTCGATATGCTGAAGGCGCGGACGCGCCGCGTGCTGCCGCAAGACGTCGGACCGCCCGTCGAGCCTGGACCACCGTTGGACGACGCGCGCACCGACATCCTGTGGCTCGAGCCGTATCCCGACGCGTATCTGCCGCTCGCGCGCAGCCCCCAGGACGCCGTCCGACTGCGCCAGAGTATCCGCCTCGCGCTCGTACGCATCGTCCAGGGACTGCCCGCGCGCCAACGCGCCGCGCTGATCCTGCACGACGTCCTCGACTGGAACGTGGCAGAGGTCGCCGCGATCCTCGAGACCACCGAGGCCGCGGTCAACAGCGCCCTACAGCGGGCGCGCTCGACGATCGCGAGGCCGCACAGCCGCGAGCCGAGCCCCGACCTGGCGCGGCGCCAAGCCGAGGTCGTCGATCGCTACGTGCGCGCGTGGGAGACCGGCAACTTCGACGGCTTCGTCGCGATGCTGACGGAGGATGCGATCATGAACATGCCACCGTGGCCATACTGGCTCGACGGCCGGGATGCGGTGATCGCGGTGCATCACTCGCCGGGCACCTGGGACGGGCCACCGCGCCCGGGCCGCTACCGCTTCGTGCGCAGCACGATGAATGGCCAGCCCGCCGCGATGGCCTACGTGCGCGCATCCGATGGCCGCTACATCGCGATGTGCCTCACGGTGCTTACCCTCGACGACGACGCGCGCATCTCCGAGTTCACGGTGTTCGTGCTGCCCGAGCTGTTCGCGCAGTGGGGTTTCCCCGCGGTGCTCGAGGCCAGTTGA
- a CDS encoding dihydrofolate reductase family protein translates to MSKVFFNVSMSLDGYLVPVGMDMAHAGDPSYLDWGAQWGKLQSWILPQKFFREMLKLGEGGETGRDNEVAEGTFRRTGVSIMGKRMFDLGERMWPEEAPFHSPVYVLTKTVRASWVRPGGTTFYFVNDGIESALHQARAAAGGKDIRIAGGAHAIQQYVNAGLVDEINVAVSPVMFGGGRRLFEEIDRKLSLEIIEAIPSPRVTHLRYAVRKG, encoded by the coding sequence ATGAGCAAGGTGTTCTTCAACGTCAGCATGTCCCTCGACGGGTACCTCGTTCCTGTGGGCATGGATATGGCCCATGCCGGCGATCCGAGCTACCTCGACTGGGGCGCGCAGTGGGGAAAGCTCCAGAGCTGGATCCTGCCGCAAAAGTTCTTCCGGGAGATGCTCAAGCTCGGCGAAGGCGGCGAGACCGGCAGGGACAACGAGGTCGCCGAGGGGACGTTTCGGCGCACCGGCGTCAGCATCATGGGCAAGCGCATGTTCGACCTTGGCGAGCGGATGTGGCCCGAGGAGGCTCCGTTCCACTCGCCGGTCTACGTGCTCACCAAGACCGTGCGCGCGTCGTGGGTGCGCCCCGGCGGGACGACGTTCTACTTCGTCAACGACGGCATCGAGAGCGCGTTGCACCAGGCGCGCGCCGCGGCCGGCGGCAAGGACATTCGCATTGCGGGCGGCGCGCATGCGATCCAGCAGTACGTGAACGCCGGCCTCGTCGACGAGATCAACGTCGCCGTGTCGCCCGTGATGTTCGGCGGCGGCAGGCGCTTGTTCGAGGAGATCGATCGCAAGCTGTCGCTCGAGATCATCGAAGCGATCCCGTCGCCGCGCGTCACGCATCTGCGCTACGCCGTGCGCAAGGGCTAA
- a CDS encoding aldo/keto reductase, translating into MNLASYRTLGRSGLVVSPLALGTMTFGAGRWGTDEAGSRAIFDAYVAAGGNFVDTADVYSAGESEKMLGRFLASNGHRERMVIATKSGFPRRQDTPLAGGNSARNIRDGIHGSLKRLGTDHIDLYWTHVWDQTTPPEEVLRALTDAVRRGDILYYGFSNAPAWYTAQIATLARVHGLPQPVGLQFSYSLIDRGVELDIVPAGQALGMGLVAWSPLGAGLLTGKYGREKMAKAGPQGSLPNRAGASRDGGSDGRLHGDNPVGGMLFTEENFRIVDELRAVALEIGRPMAQVALAWLVNRAGVSSVLIGASRAEQLLQNIASLDVEFSPEQQMRLDAAGKPPVLNPYFIFGLPRERIFGGHAVEAWPGVQMPTSLCAIPRGVASTRR; encoded by the coding sequence ATGAACCTTGCCAGTTATCGCACGCTTGGCCGCTCGGGGCTCGTCGTTAGCCCACTCGCGCTCGGCACCATGACGTTTGGGGCCGGCCGCTGGGGCACGGACGAGGCGGGATCGCGAGCGATCTTCGACGCCTACGTCGCGGCCGGCGGCAATTTCGTAGATACCGCAGACGTCTACTCCGCGGGTGAGAGCGAAAAGATGTTGGGCCGCTTTCTCGCCTCGAACGGCCATCGCGAGCGGATGGTGATCGCGACCAAGTCCGGCTTTCCGCGGCGCCAGGACACGCCGCTGGCGGGAGGCAACTCCGCGCGGAATATTCGAGACGGTATTCACGGATCGCTAAAGCGGCTCGGCACCGACCATATCGACCTCTATTGGACGCACGTCTGGGACCAGACAACGCCGCCCGAGGAGGTGCTGCGGGCCCTCACCGATGCTGTGCGTCGCGGAGACATCCTGTACTACGGCTTCTCCAACGCACCCGCGTGGTACACCGCGCAGATCGCCACTCTCGCTCGCGTTCATGGTCTCCCGCAACCTGTCGGCCTGCAGTTCTCCTACTCGCTCATCGATCGAGGCGTGGAGCTGGATATCGTGCCTGCTGGGCAAGCACTGGGCATGGGGCTCGTCGCCTGGAGCCCCCTCGGCGCAGGCCTGCTCACCGGAAAATACGGAAGGGAGAAGATGGCCAAGGCTGGCCCCCAAGGGAGCCTGCCCAACCGCGCAGGAGCGTCCCGCGATGGCGGCAGCGACGGGCGGCTCCATGGCGACAATCCCGTCGGGGGAATGCTCTTTACGGAGGAGAACTTTCGCATCGTCGATGAACTCCGCGCCGTCGCGCTGGAGATCGGACGACCGATGGCCCAGGTCGCATTGGCGTGGCTGGTGAACCGGGCGGGCGTGTCGTCGGTGCTGATCGGCGCGAGTCGGGCGGAGCAACTTCTGCAGAACATCGCCTCACTCGACGTCGAATTTTCGCCCGAACAGCAAATGCGGCTCGATGCGGCGGGGAAGCCGCCCGTGCTGAATCCCTACTTCATCTTTGGCCTGCCGCGCGAGCGCATCTTCGGCGGGCATGCGGTCGAGGCATGGCCAGGCGTACAAATGCCCACGTCTTTGTGCGCCATCCCGCGCGGGGTGGCGTCTACTCGACGATGA
- a CDS encoding LysR family transcriptional regulator: protein MAKARSFTRAAAELGLSPSALSHVIRSLEERLGVQLLARTTRSVAPTAAGERLLRSLEPALAEVADGLAALADWRGSPSGIVRLTTFAYAARTILAPRLPRFLLEHPDVSVEVIVDDRPVDLVASGFDAGIRLGEAIHADMVAVRVGPELRGVVVATPEYFERHGKPETPRDVEAHVCVNFRLVGGGGLLPWTFQREDAQVTIRASGQLIVNDGTLAAAAIRAGAALGYLMEHDVAEEIADGRLVQVLDEWSPRFPGCHLYYPNRQITPALRALIGALRWSAD from the coding sequence GTGGCGAAGGCCCGCAGCTTCACCAGGGCGGCGGCGGAGCTCGGCCTGTCCCCATCCGCACTCAGCCACGTGATACGGAGCCTCGAGGAGCGGCTGGGCGTGCAGCTGCTGGCCCGCACCACGCGCTCGGTCGCGCCGACAGCCGCCGGCGAACGGCTTCTTCGTTCGCTCGAACCCGCTCTCGCAGAAGTCGCGGACGGGCTGGCGGCATTGGCAGACTGGCGCGGTAGCCCCTCCGGCATCGTGCGGTTGACGACCTTTGCCTACGCTGCGCGTACGATCCTCGCGCCACGGCTGCCACGTTTCCTGCTGGAGCATCCCGACGTATCCGTCGAAGTGATCGTGGACGACCGGCCCGTGGATCTCGTCGCGAGCGGGTTCGATGCCGGCATACGTCTGGGAGAAGCGATTCATGCCGACATGGTGGCGGTCCGCGTGGGCCCGGAATTGCGCGGCGTCGTGGTCGCCACGCCGGAGTATTTCGAGCGCCATGGCAAACCCGAGACGCCTCGAGATGTCGAGGCACACGTCTGCGTGAACTTTCGCCTGGTGGGCGGCGGAGGGCTTCTACCGTGGACGTTTCAGCGCGAGGACGCTCAGGTGACCATCCGCGCCTCAGGACAACTGATCGTCAACGATGGGACGCTCGCAGCAGCCGCGATACGAGCCGGAGCGGCACTCGGCTATCTGATGGAGCACGATGTCGCGGAGGAGATCGCCGATGGACGGCTGGTCCAGGTGCTCGACGAATGGAGTCCACGCTTTCCCGGCTGCCATCTCTACTATCCCAACCGGCAGATCACCCCGGCCCTACGCGCTCTGATAGGCGCCCTGCGTTGGAGCGCAGATTGA
- a CDS encoding AraC family transcriptional regulator, with translation MSFRLTFSRPLLEAMREAGLTDVEELARSVGIDPSMPEHANEEQIDALFSLAIERSPPWYGLLVATHIRSALFDIVGHAANSATLGEALHKLAHYKYEETGDWVVVERGPQQTTIRFNLDGKKHARQRLEFEQAFFVIFARELVGDNLSPVLVVNEFSEPEGECHRYISLFKCPIIFSGRENELVFTNVDWARPLSSASRNFSPSIMEQGGRLDKNWKKLDISSHVQELLRFKPSLTMVHVADRLKVIPRDLQRKLRIKKTSFKFLSEENKIQYACRYLRKGGHDPRKLQRDLGFATIKDFARALEQWSKTEQWSDAAPELRAIRIQVEDYLRKG, from the coding sequence ATGAGCTTTCGACTGACGTTTTCCCGTCCTCTGTTGGAGGCTATGCGCGAAGCGGGTCTTACGGATGTCGAGGAGCTCGCTCGTTCGGTGGGGATTGATCCATCGATGCCCGAGCACGCGAACGAGGAACAAATCGACGCATTGTTCTCGCTTGCGATCGAAAGGTCACCGCCATGGTACGGCTTGCTCGTAGCGACTCACATTCGTTCGGCGTTATTCGACATTGTCGGTCATGCCGCGAACAGCGCCACGCTTGGAGAAGCCCTGCACAAACTTGCTCATTACAAATACGAAGAGACCGGTGACTGGGTCGTCGTCGAGCGTGGACCGCAACAGACCACGATACGTTTCAACTTGGACGGAAAGAAGCACGCCAGGCAAAGGTTGGAATTCGAGCAGGCGTTCTTCGTAATTTTTGCCCGAGAGCTCGTCGGAGATAACCTGTCGCCCGTCCTCGTGGTCAACGAATTCAGTGAGCCCGAGGGAGAGTGTCACAGATATATTTCACTATTCAAATGCCCAATAATTTTCAGTGGCCGTGAGAACGAGCTCGTTTTCACCAACGTAGATTGGGCGCGACCACTGTCGTCCGCCAGTCGTAATTTTTCACCAAGCATCATGGAGCAAGGAGGTCGACTTGACAAGAATTGGAAGAAGCTGGACATCTCGAGCCACGTCCAGGAACTACTTCGATTCAAGCCGTCGCTGACCATGGTACATGTTGCCGATCGACTCAAAGTAATTCCAAGGGATTTGCAGCGAAAGCTCAGGATCAAAAAGACCTCATTCAAATTTTTGTCCGAGGAAAACAAGATCCAATACGCCTGCCGATATTTACGAAAAGGTGGACATGACCCACGAAAACTGCAACGAGATCTCGGATTTGCGACGATAAAAGATTTTGCCCGAGCCCTCGAGCAGTGGTCCAAAACGGAGCAGTGGTCTGATGCTGCGCCCGAGCTTCGTGCGATCCGTATTCAGGTCGAGGACTACTTGCGAAAGGGCTGA